The region CTTTCACACGAAAACCTTCTTTAATTGAGCCTTTGATTGTGTGAATTCCTCAAGGTTATTACCGTGAGATTCTGATAATTGAATGATtcagaaaatacacacagcacGCCTCTGAAATAGGCAGCCACTCCCAGCACTATTTGTTTTTAGAACTAATCACAGACATGAAACCATGGATTTATGTTTGATTCTGACAGCCTCGATAACCAGCAGGCTTTCTCTTTTGACGTGCCTGATAACAGTCTGACTGTAGCACCGAATGAATACATGCCTCAGAGTCAGATAtacctccttctcctccctttctctccatcttttctcctccaggaAACCAGCAGAGCTTAAGGACCTGGCTCCAGGGACTaaccctcctttcctcctctacaACGGCACCCTCAAAACAGACTTCATCAAAATTGAGGAGTTTCTTGAGCAAACACTGGCCCCTCCCAGGTATTGGAGCACTTTATCACTGTGCAAATATGAATTAGGTGTGAATTTGATGGTGGCTTATTTTCATTGCACACACTCACTTCCAAgcttctcttctcctttcttctgCCACCAGGTATCCTCATCTCAGCCCCCTGAACAAAGAATCCTTTGACGTGGGAGCGGACATTTTTGCGAAGTTCTCCGCTTTCATAAAGAACAGCCCAAACAATACCTGTAAGATTCGTTAAACACGTGATAACTGAGAGATACAGCAGGCGACGTTTCATTTGCTTGATCTCAACCATTTACGAGATGTCAGTTAATGAAACTCCccacaataaaataacaatagtagtaaaaacaacagtaataCATGTACTTTTACTTGTAACAGTAGTAATGGTGGTATTGATCCTTTTCCTGAGGTAAAGAATAACAGCCTTTTTTCTGACCCCCCCAAATTAATCATATTATACAgaaatgtgtcctttttttaaatatgagtcatatttttgtttcaattttgttttatctgacaAACAAGTAAAAAACTAGTCCTAAATATAGAACTTAGTCCACATTTTtcagcatgtctgtgtgtttctgactcTACAGTTCATGAGAAAAACCTGCTGCGGGAGTTTAAACGGCTGGATAATTACCTGAACTCCCCTCTCCCCGAGGAAATAGACCACAACTCAAGAGAGGAAATCGGCATTTCTAAGAGGAAGTTCCTGGATGGTGACCGCCTCACCTTAGCTGACTGCAATTTGCTGCCTAAACTGCACGTTATCAGGGTGAGACACTGAATCAGTTGTGCTGTCGATtagctttgtgttttcaataaAGAGTTGGAACTACTTCACTCTTTGGGAGCTATTTACTCAGGTGCTCCAGCTTGAAATAATTTTAGGTGCTGGTACTTGACTAAATGGAGTAGTTCCATgtccatgttttgtttcttttaaaatatcatgctttttaaatatattcaatCAATAAAGTACCAAACCACGTAGTAAATGATTCAAGCTTTTCCAGACTACTTTACAAATTTGTACATTAAACAGTAGCATAATGATTAAGTGTTtgtaatttattaaattatgtCTTTCACTTGTAATAGAGTATGGGTACATTGTTGGATTGGTATGTCCTTTTGTCATCTATGCTGAATTTTAAACCGCCTGTCCATTTATTTCAGATTGCTGCCAAGAAGTACTGTGACTTTGATATTCCAGCCCAGTTCACAGGAGTCTGGCGATACCTTCAAAACGCCTACGAGAGAGAGGAGTTCAAACAGACGTGTCCAGCAGACATTGAAATTGAGAAGGCTTACTTAGGTGTGGCAAACAACAGGAAGTAAATTTTTATAAACTGATCTCTTTTCTGTagatcatgttgtttttttcaagtGTAGCCATGCATGCGGCTCTGGACTGAAACCTCCAGGACTAAATTGTGCCAATGAATCAGAGACCTGTATAAGGAAGACTTGGGGACAtgctaaattaaaatgttttattggtttttttgtattgaCTATGGAGGCATAGTTGTTCCCAGATAAAAGGTATTTTTATGCCATAATGAGAAGGCCAAATGTGCAATTTACTGTTGATGTAATTTAGCAGAGTTTTTGTTTATAATGTAAATAGAAATATTGTTTCATGGTTTTTATGATCAAAACACCCTCATTAAGATATATATGATTGTTTTAGCACCTTCACAAACAgttcatttttatataaaacatgaaatacactTGTGTATCTTAGCCTGtacaaatacaatttaattatgataattttttctcactgtcacaaaaaaaataattataaaaacacCGCGTTCTCGTAATGCTGCTTCTTGTGTTCGCTGAGAATTTATATCATACCGCTGTGTGGAATGAATGCAGACATAATCCTGAATTTTAATCAACCTTCTTCAAGTGTCAAACCATAAATGTCAATTTTAAAATATCCAAACCTAATATCAGGTTACCACAATGACATTTCAGAAATTCAAGTTTATTCTCAATCacaaaaaaagatcattttacaactccaaaaatatattttctgttgatCCAGTTCAAATGCTGAATTtgtggtggaaaataaaaatggtgatGGAAAGTGAAAGTACTTCCATGTAGGACTGGTCACTACTTGTTCTGTCACTAGTTGGTCACACAGTATTTCCAGAAACACGCTGTCAGGACAACACAGGGTGAAGAATTAGGAACAAAGCTGAAgacttttatttatacatttatttataatttaccTGTTTTTGACCCATTTATAtcaatttaataataaataacattattatcaatattattataattgcTTAAATTTTACTAAGCAATCAAATTACACACTTCATTTCTTTTCGGTCTGCAAGCCAGGGTATCAAGCCAGTACCTTTACTTCCACTTGTCTTTGTCTATTAACAAATAACTTTAATTTTATATTGTACTATTCTAATAGTACAAGCCCTGCCCAGATATTCTTTCGATTAGTTCATTGCAATTTAACAATGTCAATATAGAAAGTGTATCATGTCAAGGATTATTATATTAGCTCATATTAGCTCGGGAGTAGTTCTTAGAGAAAATAACCAGTGACTCACCTCTTTTGTTGGTCTTTGGCAAGCTCTGCTCTGATCTGAGAAAACCCTGAGAGCGAAGTTTGTCGGCTGCTGCCAGCTTCAAAACGGCTAATTTGATATCCTTTacctgcaaaaaagaaaaactgaattacTACCAATTCCCTCAAATCTACACTTAAAACAGTAATAAACTCTTTTGTCATAATACATCAGTATTGTTTGCATTGGAAAATCCATgtaacaacaaacagcaaagattttttttttctgcaaaagcCTCAGAAATGCTGCCACTCATGCTTTGGAAAAGATTCTATGGCATATATGCATTCATTCTATATTTTATCTTTCTAATTGAAGAATTTGTAAGTTTATATTTAAAGgtattttactatttttaaatattgctATATCATGttgcagcacagcagagaaaagcaTATTATCAATCTTACCATGTTCGCAAACTTATTTTGTTCTACTGAATCTTTCGTccctgagagaaaaaaaaaatttaataaaaattgaAGCATCataaaaaacatcacatttgaTTCATTTGTCTATTTACTGCAAATATCTACATTATTCTTCTTTACTTTTACCTCTATTCCAAGAGTCTCTGCCTTCATTGTGCTCCATCAATAGAGGATAAAGATTATTCACCTCTCTTTGCTCCCCCACAAGAAGATTGGGCCCATCTTCCACCTCTGACACTAATTTCTGAATAAAATCTGTTGAAATAACATTCTGTCATGAAGAAAtcattgatttttgatttgattaaacaACATTATCAGATCAAACTTTATTCATTCTTCAAGAAATGCTGTACTAATATGAAGAGCATTTTATTGAGGAATGTTTACGTTCGACCAAAATAAACTCATAACTCACAAGCACTCGGCAAATCCACAGTTTGTACTAAGTATGCCTGAGTTCCACTGGAAGTTGGATTTAAGAAGTATCACATCCAGCAGCAACAATACAGTTTCagtaatattaaaaacaaaacaaaatagatGAAGTTAGAAAAGGAGAAGCTATTGAGAAAGAGTCTTACCTGCCTGAGGCTCCACGTTAGTATCAGGGTGCAGAggtagtgcatgtgtgtgtctcgcAGAGCAAATCACAGCTACGACGTAAAGCAGAGCTAAAGAAAGCATGGTGGCTCTGTCTTTAGGCGAGCAGATCCGGACTACACCTAAACATGACTGAGAACTTCACTTATATATCCTCAGTCACCATCCATCACGGTCTGATCAATGGATTATCATCACACCCAGTCTCCTTCTTAATGGTTTGGAGGGGATGGATCTGGTGTCATAGACACAATTTAGGGGACCCTGTCAATTCAGCCGCAGCCTATCTGTGCTTGTACAGAGAGGCCTAACAAATGTTTACTCTGCAGCAGTAATCAGCAGCCGTCCAGCAGAGATCTGATGGTTTATGTCAGATTCGTGTCATTGCTCATGTCTCAGTGATCACAGAGCTGGTGGAAGTGTCACTGTTGGATTCTGCCTCGTTATGAGTTGAATGATCAGCATCCCTGAAGAAATAATTTATGAGTGTCAGGGCAAACGTGTCACATTAAGGTTAATGtgttatagatttttttttttttctgtttgtgcaccACGTCCACCAGTGCGGACTgatttatatgtttattttgatcTGCATTACTTTAGTTTTCATGTCTACATGGTTATTAAAGTATATGCTCACTGATGAGCTTTCACAACATGCATTGCTCTTCAACCAGAGCGAAACGGAATTAAAGTGCtaaattattattgtattaGTGTGAAAGTCAGGACTGAAAGCCCAAGAGTGATGCTGCTGACGtggagaaaaaaagtaaaacgtACAAATGTTAAAGTTAAATATGCGGCTTGAAAGGCAATGCAAAACATACACTGTTTCACAGAACAAGGCAGAGAGGATACAGAGATCTGATTGTCCACGTGAGGAAATAAACCGATTATGTGCAATAACTAAGCCCAAAATTTGCCTGTACCTTAAATACAACCAACTTATACACATTTTGCAGCATGCGGTCCTAATTTGGAAAAGTATAATGTATGGAGAGCACTTGGGAGGACAGAAAATTACAACATGAAGCTACATTCAGTTTTCTCCTGTGTTataaacttttaaaatgaaacaaagtgaagaGTAACTGCTTCCAAAAACACTAAATGCCACAGAAAGGCTAGTATTTTTCTCCTGTTCGATGAAGTTTGGAGCCAGTGGGGCTTTTTATCAAAGTGAAAGGTCACCAATGCTCTTCAGATGAGTGTACGTGGCTTCAGGTGATTTATAGTGTTGTCTCCAAAGCTCCCAAGTTGCTGCTGAAAACAACAAGATTTGATTCATTAGCTGCCGAACATGGCAGATTTTGGCTTTGTGGTCGGGCAGTGACTCCCTCAACCATTTAGACAAATCAGCAGCAACATAAAGCTGCAATAATGTGTCACAATGAATATTCCACACAGGTTCATGGGAATGTGTTAAAAGGGAAATGTGATTTCAATGTCATAATATCTTATAACAGTATTTTCAAAGTTTTAATGAAGTTACTGGTTATAGCTGCAGCAGTAAAAATGAATGAGATGGACTATGAGACACCAGCATCAGGTTGTGACAGTCAAGCAGACATTACACAGCAGAAGTGGGAGTGTTTGGACTGTCCACGTTTAAGTGGCACATTTAGATTGTTGCCAGTGTTATCCCACAAGGTGCTACTCAAGCGTGAACGGCCTTTAATTTTCCATTGTTTTAGATCAGTATctccatttttgtgtgtgcgtgtgtttgtacTTCATACTTTCAAAAAGTATATACGTGTAAGTGACAATGAACAAGAAGTCACATTCTCAGTAAAGGGCTGGGCCCGATACagactttcactttcacttcactacatttgaaggacaaatattgtactttttactccacctcatttctattgatgctagtctaacattactgttcattgtttttaactGTAATTGTTTTCGTAAAAAAGCTCTtacacctctgtgtgtgctccAGGTAGtaatatggccacgatgtataatcctaCCTCCTATCCTACtatcctacctggattatttctccataatgatcggctcattctacattatcAAGGCCGTATTATTAACCCTTCGTTCGGATGTTTCCTGGTCCATAAAGAGAGgatttctgtgtctgtgctctCTAAATGATAAATTAACCTTGCTTGGAAGAAACATTCAAACTAAGTCCTGAAAAAAGAAGTGGAATGGGGATTGGATGTCCTAATGCTTATTTAATGCAGTCTTCTTTCATACACAGTTTGTATTGTTGCATacacaatatattttaatttcacttttacttttgacTGTTGAAGACAAATTAGGGACATGTGTGTCTCCCACAGTCTCCCACATAGACTGTGGGAGGACCCAGGCAGGCACAGGGTGAGAGGGAGTCTGCACAGGACCAGGAACATAGTAATCACTCCCtgcccgggaaccgaaccaaGAACCAATGACCAATCAATGGGTATACTTCAAGGCATCTCAACATGCATGTCTCATTTATCCTTCAGGGTGTCTACTCTCCAAACATAGCCAATCTCTGCGTTATTAATGTTCCACTTAAGCTCCATCCAGATAAGTGAAGgagcatttttatttacctCAGAGAAAgtcaagtgtgtgtctgtggcatACTGCATACATTcagtatttacttttaaaatgttatttctacATTACTCATTCACTGCAGATGTATGTATGCATAAACCCTGCATGTCCAATAGACAGCACTAAAACACCAGAAAAGTGCTTTGGATCCTTGTTATAAATTTTCTGTATCTTTGACTTCATGTACTAACAacgttttatttttgatgtgtCAGTTCATTCCAGTCTTTTATAAGCT is a window of Echeneis naucrates chromosome 10, fEcheNa1.1, whole genome shotgun sequence DNA encoding:
- the clic2 gene encoding chloride intracellular channel protein 2 isoform X2 — encoded protein: MALRQNSDKEPTIELFIKAGHDGENVGNCPFCQRLFMVLWLKGVKFTVTTVDMRKKPAELKDLAPGTNPPFLLYNGTLKTDFIKIEEFLEQTLAPPRYPHLSPLNKESFDVGADIFAKFSAFIKNSPNNTCKILHEKNLLREFKRLDNYLNSPLPEEIDHNSREEIGISKRKFLDGDRLTLADCNLLPKLHVIRIAAKKYCDFDIPAQFTGVWRYLQNAYEREEFKQTCPADIEIEKAYLGVANNRK
- the clic2 gene encoding chloride intracellular channel protein 2 isoform X1, which codes for MALRQNSDKEPTIELFIKAGHDGENVGNCPFCQRLFMVLWLKGVKFTVTTVDMRKKPAELKDLAPGTNPPFLLYNGTLKTDFIKIEEFLEQTLAPPRYPHLSPLNKESFDVGADIFAKFSAFIKNSPNNTFHEKNLLREFKRLDNYLNSPLPEEIDHNSREEIGISKRKFLDGDRLTLADCNLLPKLHVIRIAAKKYCDFDIPAQFTGVWRYLQNAYEREEFKQTCPADIEIEKAYLGVANNRK